From the Fulvia fulva chromosome 2, complete sequence genome, one window contains:
- a CDS encoding Putative glutamine amidotransferase-like protein produces the protein MHKDFVKILVLETDEPHPDTQHEKGSFADIFNHLFTKAGQSHDPPLGVELDQHFVVDDPEHNHHGHVPHASEIPEDVHAILITGSMYDAHGDDPWIVQLRELVKNLWTTRPEIKFSGVCFGHQLLARTLGAKVEPTPGERWELSHTSMDLTLVGQKLFVTNDKTLTVHQMHQDHVTTVPSSETTDLLDAGTKVHVWASTEHTEVQGLYIRDRLFTSQGHLGFDENMVHRQIELRQKSGAIGKKDLEQVREAQEKAHLEHDGEVVAAAVVRFFHGDDHDID, from the exons GGGAAGTTTCGCGGATATCTTCAATCATCTCTTCACCAAAGCTGGACAGAGTCATGATCCGCCGCTTGGGGTAGAACTCGATCAACATTTCGTCGTCGATGACCCGGAGCACAATCATCACGGTCACGTTCCTCATGCCTCCGAGATTCCTGAAGACGTACACGCCATTCTCATAACTGGATCCATGTATGATGCACACGGCGATGATCCGTGGATCGTTCAGCTTCGTGAGCTTGTCAAGAACCTCTGGACGACTAGGCCAGAGATAAAGTTCAGCGGT GTCTGCTTTGGACACCAGCTACTTGCTCGTACACTGGGGGCTAAGGTTGAACCCACCCCCGGAGAGCGGTGGGAGCTATCGCATACATCGATGGACTTGACCCTGGTCGGCCAAAAGCTCTTCGTCACGAACGACAAAACTCTTACCGTCCATCAGATGCACCAGGATCACGTTACGACTGTACCGTCATCCGAGACCACGGACCTACTCGATGCAGGGACCAAGGTACACGTCTGGGCATCGACTGAACATACGGAGGTACAAGGTCTGTACATTAGAGATCGGCTGTTTACTTCGCAGGGGCATCTGGGATTCGATGAGAACATGGTTCACAGGCAGATTGAGCTCAGGCAGAAGTCTGGCGCCATAGGGAAGAAAGATTTGGAGCAGGTCCGGGAGGCTCAGGAGAAAGCACATCTGGAGCATGATGGTGAGGTTGTGGCTGCGGCAGTCGTGAGGTTCTTCCATGGTGATGATCATGACATAGACTAG
- a CDS encoding Aflatoxin B1 aldehyde reductase member 4, with translation MPPHFISGDIGQHDPEAVSKIFEQHNITHIDTAARYQNGESEKIIGRSSLPKQISINTKILITEMTDPFLLPDRIEKSLMNSLKVLNLGQVDTLYCHGPDSITPIADQAKALNEHYKQGRFKHLGVSNFSTEMLQEWLDIAGEEGYVKPSWYQGQYNLLCRGHEDTLFPLLRKHGIHYAGYAPLGGGFLLGNFTEDGVQAGKRFSLQTPYVKWYDHASMHEAVKKLNGVSERAGVEMDELSLRWLVYHSALEEGDAVILGLSSKLTHFESSLKKAQGGPLESGVAAGLSALWEGVKADGMDMIDTRKW, from the coding sequence ATGCCACCACACTTCATCTCCGGCGACATTGGCCAACACGACCCTGAGGCAGTCAGCAAGATCTTCGAACAACATAACATAACTCACATCGACACTGCAGCACGCTACCAAAATGGCGAATCGGAGAAGATCATCGGTCGTTCCTCTCTACCGAAACAGATTTCCATCAATACCAAGATCCTCATTACAGAAATGACAGACCCATTCCTATTACCTGACCGCATCGAGAAATCCTTAATGAACAGCCTCAAAGTCCTGAACTTGGGCCAAGTCGACACTCTATATTGCCACGGACCAGACTCCATCACACCCATCGCAGACCAAGCCAAAGCCCTCAACGAGCACTACAAACAAGGCCGCTTCAAACACCTTGGCGTCTCCAACTTCAGCACGGAAATGCTGCAGGAATGGCTCGATATCGCAGGCGAAGAGGGCTACGTCAAACCCTCGTGGTACCAAGGCCAGTACAATCTCCTCTGCCGCGGTCACGAAGATACCCTCTTTCCTTTGCTGCGGAAGCACGGCATCCATTACGCTGGATATGCACCGCTTGGGGGAGGGTTCCTGTTGGGAAACTTCACTGAAGATGGTGTGCAAGCCGGAAAGAGGTTCTCGTTGCAAACGCCGTACGTGAAGTGGTATGATCATGCCAGTATGCATGAGGCGGTGAAGAAGCTGAACGGGGTCTCGGAGAGGGCAGGAGTAGAGATGGATGAGCTTTCGTTGAGGTGGCTCGTGTATCATTCTGCTCTTGAGGAGGGTGACGCGGTGATTCTGGGGTTGAGTAGTAAGCTCACTCACTTTGAGTCGAGTTTAAAGAAGGCTCAGGGCGGACCGCTGGAGAGTGGTGTTGCCGCTGGATTGAGCGCCTTGTGGGAGGGTGTCAAGGCTGATGGTATGGATATGATTGATACGAGGAAATGGTAG
- a CDS encoding GPI inositol-deacylase — translation MRDRTSSDNDDRPKPASTTPSASDKAKASVKSRDMIRDGGSGSRSRLQERKQSRELSVSPVVEGHSPLMRTSISSPALEKNPLLETPPTPIPHDAPAPIADHVRQHAARLPSPWRCSFLTLATSMAALLLLFTIVHSFLNRQQDPKGCAMSYMMPRFNHFADFDTEHTRFASKYSLYLYREGGVDDDVRVKGIPVLFIPGNAGSYKQVRPIAAEAARYFHDTLRMDGHAIGDGKRPLDFFTVDFNEELIAFHGQTLLDQAEYLNEAVAYILALYHQPQRSLREPGLPDPKSVIILGHSMGGVVARTMLRMPNYQEKTINTIITLSAPHARPPISFDPAMVETYNDVNTFWRDAYSGLTAGKSPLDDVTLVSVAGGGLDTMIPSEYTSLTSLVPDTHGFTVFTSSIPNVWTGMDHLAIMWCDQFRKALVRAIFDVIDVRRPGQTQSRPERIRAFRKRLLTGMEPVVEKGLLEKEPNFFLTLEHSSTAIMSHGERLVLRSLGDTGTTKAHVMPVPAQPFVEGSKFTLLTDQTLDAGEEEGTLSVLLCSVFPPPSGFAVLSYAINLDSTGNSAGSTRLACKNAASDVSLLPASTNTSVNAFDNAKPFSYLQYDLHTVADYQFVAVLEKAKERQPGWVMAEFSQAAAASIQVNKGHHQILMGGLKVKLPKQRPMMTEIKIPEVHSTLFAYSLQVKQKKCDKYASSFAPLMRQYIAEPYESKYFVNTKGGNINVHGLSPYMPPPLLGGGATEGLSLQLWTDPTCNSTVEVSLKVDKLGSAGKLVMRYRTVFAAFPLLVVALVLRKQFKVYDTTGVFMSFTQSMDQCIRTSLPAIFIALTFFGVAVSKSSHNIWTRHLLSTSTGTSEQTIDFTVNDLMLGTSDPFFWFLVPLFAIIAVGICIAMNYIVLILEHVFALIFSCVRAWTQRTVDEHRRSQGPLTATQRLVTTGILVLMVVTVIPYQFAYMVLCIVQVATCIRALKGARDTQSAQSYNFYNYTHSMLVLMLWILPINMPVLVVWIHNLAVHWLTPFSTHHNLLCVLGYILLVEMMSTNNMIPRVMNRSIRLLTNTIMFIFAIYAASYGVTYAYMMHYFVNALCLWFFVIHLSSGPVSLANLVQYITGADGSSSSTTSKGKKRP, via the exons ATGAGGGACAGAACGTCCAGCGACAATGACGATCGGCCGAAGCCTGCGTCCACGACCCCGAGTGCTTCCGACAAGGCGAAAGCGAGCGTCAAGAGCCGCGACATGATACGGGACGGCGGAAGTGGGAGTCGCTCGCGGTTGCAGGAGCGCAAGCAGAGCAGGGAGCTGAGCGTGTCGCCGGTTGTCGAGGGCCATAGCCCGTTGATGCGCACATCCATCTCCAGTCCGGCGCTGGAGAAGAATCCGCTGCTTGAAACCCCACCGACCCCCATCCCTCACGATGCGCCAGCTCCAATCGCCGACCACGTCCGCCAGCACGCCGCACGATTGCCATCTCCTTGGCGCTGCTCCTTCCTCACGCTTGCGACGAGCATGGCCGCACTGTTGCTCCTGTTCACGATAGTGCACTCGTTTCTGAACCGACAACAGGATCCGAAGGGATGCGCCATGTCCTACATGATGCCGAGATTCAACCACTTTGCAGACTTCGACACAGAGCACACTCGCTTTGCTAGCAAATACTCCCTCTATCTGTACCGAGAGGGCGGCGTGGACGACGACGTTCGCGTCAAGGGCATACCCGTGCTGTTCATCCCTGGCAATGCCGGCAGCTACAAGCAGGTGCGCCCGATTGCGGCAGAAGCAGCGCGATACTTTCACGACACATTACGGATGGATGGACATGCCATTGGAGACGGCAAGAGGCCGTTGGACTTCTTCACTGTGGACTTCAACGAGGAACTCATTGCATTCCACGGACAGACTCTCCTGGACCAAGCCGAGTATCTCAATGAGGCAGTAGCGTACATCTTGGCTCTATACCACCAGCCGCAGCGCTCACTGCGCGAGCCCGGACTTCCTGATCCAAAGTCGGTCATCATACTTGGTCATTCGATGGGTGGCGTTGTAGCCAGGACCATGCTTCGAATGCCAAACTACCAGGAGAAAACGATCAACACCATCATAACACTTTCTGCACCACACGCGAGACCGCCGATATCCTTTGACCCGGCGATGGTCGAGACGTACAACGATGTCAACACATTCTGGAGAGACGCTTACTCTGGCTTGACTGCTGGCAAGAGCCCTCTGGACGATGTGACTCTGGTTTCTGTCGCTGGTGGTGGGCTCGACACCATGATTCCGTCCGAGTACACAAGCCTTACCTCGCTTGTGCCAGACACACATGGTTTTACCGTCTTCACTTCGAGCATACCCAATGTATGGACCGGCATGGACCATCTAGCCATCATGTGGTGTGACCAGTTCAGGAAAGCCCTGGTCAGAGCCATTTTCGACGTGATCGATGTAAGGCGGCCAGGCCAGACGCAGAGTCGGCCCGAACGGATTCGAGCGTTCAGAAAAAGACTTCTGACTGGCATGGAGCCTGTGGTTGAAAAAGGACTGCTGGAGAAGGAGCCGAACTTCTTCCTTACCCTGGAACACAGCTCAACTGCCATCATGTCGCACGGCGAGCGACTTGTGCTTCGGTCCTTGGGTGATACTGGCACAACGAAGGCACACGTGATGCCCGTGCCAGCGCAGCCGTTCGTCGAGGGCAGCAAATTCACCTTGTTGACGGATCAGACTCTGGATGCTGGCGAGGAAGAAGGCACCCTGTCAGTACTGCTGTGCAGTGTCTTTCCACCGCCGAGCGGCTTCGCTGTACTGTCGTACGCCATCAATCTAGACTCCACGGGCAACTCAGCCGGATCTACTAGGCTAGCCTGCAAGAATGCCGCCTCGGATGTGTCGCTGCTTCCTGCATCCACCAACACCTCGGTCAATGCATTCGACAATGCGAAGCCATTCTCGTATTTACAGTATGACCTTCACACGGTTGCCGACTACCAGTTCGTGGCTGTACTCGAGAAGGCGAAAGAGCGTCAACCGGGCTGGGTCATGGCCGAGTTTAGTCAAGCGGCCGCAGCATCGATCCAAGTCAACAAGGGACATCACCAAATTCTCATGGGCGGTCTCAAGGTCAAATTGCCAAAGCAAAGGCCCATGATGACAGAGATCAAGATCCCAGAGGTGCACTCCACTCTGTTTGCGTACTCACTTCAAGTTAAGCAGAAGAAGTGCGACAAGTACGCTTCCAGCTTCGCGCCACTCATGCGTCAGTATATTGCTGAGCCATATGAGTCGAAATACTTTGTCAACACTAAAGGCGGCAACATCAATGTGCATGGGTTGTCGCCATACATGCCACCTCCCTTGCTAGGTGGAGGCGCCACCGAGGGCCTGTCACTTCAACTTTGGACCGATCCCACCTGCAACTCCACTGTTGAAGTCTCCTTGAAGGTCGACAAGCTCGGTAGTGCTGGGAAACTGGTGATGAGGTATCGCACGGTATTTGCAGCATTCCCACTGCTGGTCGTTGCGCTCGTACTGCGAAAACAGTTCAAAGTCTACGACACTACGGGTGTGTTCATGAGCTTCACGCAAAGCATGGATCAGTGCATCAGAACATCCCTACCAGCAATCTTCATTGCTTTGACGTTCTTCGGCGTCGCGGTGTCCAAGTCTAGCCACAACATCTGGACGCGACATCTGCTTAGCACATCAACCGGCACATCGGAGCAAACGATAGACTTTACCGTCAACGACCTGATGCTGGGAACCTCAGATCCATTCTTCTGGTTCTTGGTCCCACTATTCGCCATCATCGCGGTCGGTATTTGCATCGCCATGAATTACATCGTGCTCATATTGGAGCACGTCTTTGCGTTGATCTTCTCCTGCGTGCGTGCGTGGACGCAAAGAACCGTGGATGAACATAG GAGAAGCCAAGGGCCATTGACTGCGACTCAGCGACTGGTCACCACGGGCATACTGGTTTTGATGGTCGTGACGGTCATACCTTACCAGTTCGCCTACATGGTCCTCTGCATTGTACAGGTCGCCACCTGCATTCGTGCGCTAAAGGGTGCTCGGGATACCCAGTCCGCACAAAGCTACAACTTTTACAACTACACCCACTCCATGTTAGTTCTCATGCTCTGGATTCTGCCCATTAATATGCCGGTTCTGGTCGTctggatacacaacctagCCGTACACTGGCTTACGCCGTTCTCGACACATCACAACCTGCTATGCGTGCTCGGCTACATCTTGCTGGTTGAGATGATGAGCACCAACAACATGATACCCCGAGTGATGAATCG TAGCATCCGCCTCCTCACCAACACCATAATGTTCATATTCGCCATCTACGCCGCGTCATACGGCGTCACCTATGCGTACATGATGCACTACTTCGTCAATGCGCTATGTTTGTGGTTCTTCGTTATCCATCTTTCAAGTGGGCCGGTCTCGCTGGCGAACCTGGTACAGTACATAACTGGAGCTGACGGCTCCTCATCATCCACGACAAGCAAGGGCAAAAAACGACCTTGA
- a CDS encoding Putative mitochondrial ATP-dependent helicase irc3 gives MWRPLPIVRLAQRLPIARATLQTSAARRRSIVPRSWVDQPGCMQRCMRYSSTCKISAATGPVQLRDYQESSIQAVLDHLSRGEKRLGISLATGSGKTVIFSHLLDRVPAPSKNATHTLILAHRRELIEQAARHCQQLYPDKTVEIEMANSKASGLADITLASVPTLARSAERLQKFDPARFKLVIVDEAHHIVAGSYMTILEHFRLANPNNLGPTALVGVSATLSRHDGLKLGTAIDHIVYHKDYVEMIEDEYLAKAIFTTVKTGVNLDKVKVAGGDFQSKALSKAVNNPETNLITVRAWLEKGGSRKSTLVFCVDLTHVADLTAVFRQHGVEAQYITGSTNAQERAERLQAFKNGEYPVLLNCGIFTEGTDIPNIDCILVARPTQSRNLLIQMVGRGLRKYEGKANCHVIDMVASLEGGIITTPTLFGLNSQELVNEADFKTMKSLKERKEQEKQREEQAMQAASQPPPELKGDVIFTDYDSVNDLIEDTMGERQIRKISPFAWVQIDDIRYILTNLDGANVSIKKEGSDEYVLWYTARLPDGTTSKAPYARPRQIGKSATFEAAVHGADTFASETFSYDMISKSAFWRKKPASQSQMDYLNKFRQEDEQLQFGMITKGRAGDLITKIKHGARGRFRRMTGEKKKAQKKVQRWQDRQSREQVRVGPVAR, from the exons ATGTGGCGGCCCTTGCCTATCGTTCGCCTTGCTCAGAGACTGCCCATCGCCCGTGCGACATTGCAAACGTCGGCTGCCCGCCGGCGCAGCATCGTACCCAGATCATGGGTTGATCAACCTGGCTGCATGCAGCGATGCATGAGATACAGCAGTACATGCAAGATATCGGCTGCTACTGGACCGGTCCAGCTGCGCGACTATCAAGAATCCAGCATTCAAGCCGTCCTCGATCATCTTTCGCGAGGAGAGAAGAGACTGGGCATTTCACTTGCCACTGGCAGCGGGAAGACTGTCATCTTCAGCCATCTGTTAGATCGAGTACCAGCTCCATCCAAGAATGCCACACATACCCTCATCCTCGCGCATCGTCGTGAGTTGATCGAGCAGGCTGCCCGACATTGCCAGCAGCTCTACCCAGACAAGACTGTGGAGATCGAGATGGCGAACAGCAAAGCATCTGGTCTCGCAGACATCACCCTCGCCTCTGTGCCGACGCTGGCGCGCTCTGCAGAACGTCTCCAAAAGTTCGACCCAGCACGCTTCAAGCTGGTCATAGTGGACGAGGCTCATCACATCGTAGCTGGGAGCTACATGACAATTCTCGAGCACTTTCGTTTGGCCAATCCCAATAACCTAGGCCCGACCGCGCTTGTTGGAGTCTCTGCTACCCTCTCCAGACATGATGGCTTAAAACTGGGCACTGCGATAGACCACATTGTGTACCATAA GGACTATGTAGAGATGATAGAGGACGAATACCTTGCCAAGGCCATCTTCACTACTGTCAAGACGGGCGTGAATCTCGACAAAGTCAAGGTCGCAGGTGGAGACTTCCAGTCGAAAGCGCTGAGCAAGGCTGTCAATAACCCAGAGACCAATCTTATCACAGTCAGGGCGTGGCTAGAAAAGGGAGGAAGTCGGAAATCGACCCTGGTATTTTGCGTTGATCTCACACATGTCGCAGATCTCACTGCAGTGTTCCGTCAGCATGGCGTCGAAGCACAGTACATAACAGGCTCGACAAATGCGCAGGAACGAGCGGAGCGGCTGCAAGCATTCAAGAATGGCGAGTATCCTGTGCTCCTCAACTGTGGGATCTTTACCGAAGGTACTGATATACCCAATATTGATTGTATCTTGGTGGCACGGCCGACGCAGTCGAGGAATCTGCTGATTCAGATGGTCGGCCGCGGCCTGCGAAAGTACGAAGGGAAAGCGAATTGCCATGTTATTGACATGGTAGCCTCGCTTGAGGGAGGAATCATCACGACCCCTACATTGTTTGGACTGAATTCACAAGAGCTCGTGAATGAAGCTGACTTCAAGACAATGAAGAGCTTGAAAGAGCGGAAAGAGCAGGAGAAGCAAAGGGAAGAGCAGGCGATGCAGGCTGCTAGTCAACCGCCGCCCGAGCTGAAGGGCGATGTCATCTTTACAGATTACGACAGCGTCAACGATCTGATCGAGGACACGATGGGAGAAAGACAGATTCGCAAAATTTCGCCATTTGCCTGGGTGCAGATAGACGACATCAGGTACATCCTTACAAACCTGGACGGGGCCAACGTGAGCATCAAGAAGGAAGGAAGTGATGAGTATGTGCTCTGGTACACTGCACGGCTACCAGATGGGACAACATCGAAGGCACCATATGCCAGGCCACGACAGATAGGGAAGTCAGCGACATTCGAGGCTGCCGTACACGGTGCAGACACGTTCGCCTCGGAAACATTCTCGTACGACATGATCTCGAAGTCTGCCTTTTGGAGAAAGAAGCCCGCGTCCCAGAGTCAAATGGACTATCTGAACAAATTCCGCCAAGAAGATGAGCAACTCCAGTTTGGCATGATTACCAAAGGTCGGGCCGGGGATCTGATTACGAAAATCAAGCATGGTGCTCGAGGACGCTTCCGACGGATGACAGGGGAGAAGAAGAAAGCGCAAAAGAAAGTACAGCGATGGCAAGACCGGCAGAGCAGAGAGCAGGTCAGGGTTGGGCCAGTGGCGAGATGA